The following proteins come from a genomic window of Flavobacterium crocinum:
- the lon gene encoding endopeptidase La: MSNHKILTIDNLSLQEFDSEAELIPLLTPEDEEEMNNEELPVSLPILPLRNTVLFPGVVIPISAGRDKSIKLINDANAGGKIIGVVSQINEEDEDPSKDDIHKIGTVARILRVLKMPDGNVTVILQGKKRFEIDEVVTEEPYMTATIKEVAEERPDENDSEFTAILDSVKELAIQIIKESPNIPSEATFAIKNIESQSFLINFVSSNMNLSVKEKQGLLSINGLKERALETLRYMNVELQKLELKNDIQSKVRFDLDQQQREYFLHQQMKTIQEELGGVSQEEEMDEMGLKAKTKKWDEKTQKHFEKELSKMRRMNPQSPDFGIQRNYLELFLELPWGEYSKDKFDLKFAQKVLDKDHFGLEEVKKRMIEHLAVLKLRNDMKSPIICLTGPPGVGKTSIGRSVAEALGREYVRISLGGLRDEAEIRGHRKTYIGAMPGRIIQSLKKAGTSNPVFILDEIDKLSSGNSGDPSSALLEVLDPEQNSAFYDNFLEMGYDLSKVMFIATSNNMAAIQPALRDRMEVIKMSGYTIEEKVEIAKRHLFPKQLEAHGLTAKDLTIGKKQLEKIVEGYTRESGVRNLETKIAQVIRNAAKSVAMEEEYNKKVTDEDIVAILGVPRLERDKYENNDVAGVVTGLAWTSVGGDILFIESLISEGKGALTITGNLGTVMKESATIALEYIKANAKKLGLSTEIFQKYNIHLHVPEGATPKDGPSAGIAMLTSLVSLLTQKKVKKSLAMTGEITLRGKVLPVGGIKEKILAAKRAGIKEIILCHENKSDIDEIKAEYLEGLSFHYVKEMSEVLAIALTDQSVKNAKTLK; encoded by the coding sequence ATGTCAAATCATAAAATACTTACTATTGACAATCTGTCACTTCAGGAATTTGATTCAGAAGCAGAATTAATCCCTTTGTTAACTCCGGAAGACGAAGAAGAAATGAATAATGAAGAGCTTCCTGTTTCTCTGCCAATTTTACCTTTACGTAATACTGTTTTATTTCCTGGAGTGGTTATACCAATTTCTGCTGGAAGAGATAAATCTATTAAACTGATTAATGATGCTAATGCCGGAGGTAAAATCATCGGTGTTGTATCTCAAATCAATGAAGAAGACGAAGATCCATCAAAAGATGATATTCATAAAATAGGAACCGTAGCTCGTATTTTACGTGTTTTAAAGATGCCTGATGGAAATGTCACTGTAATTCTTCAGGGGAAAAAACGTTTTGAAATTGACGAAGTTGTTACCGAAGAACCATACATGACAGCAACTATCAAAGAAGTTGCAGAAGAACGTCCAGATGAGAATGATTCTGAATTTACAGCTATTTTAGATTCTGTAAAAGAACTAGCGATTCAGATTATTAAAGAAAGTCCAAATATTCCTTCTGAAGCGACTTTTGCCATTAAAAATATTGAAAGCCAGTCGTTTTTGATCAATTTTGTTTCTTCTAATATGAATTTATCTGTAAAAGAAAAACAAGGTCTTTTGTCGATAAATGGCTTAAAAGAACGTGCTTTAGAAACGTTGCGTTATATGAATGTTGAACTTCAGAAATTAGAACTGAAGAATGACATTCAGTCAAAAGTTCGTTTCGATTTAGATCAGCAACAACGTGAATATTTCCTTCATCAGCAAATGAAAACCATTCAGGAAGAATTGGGTGGTGTTTCTCAGGAAGAGGAGATGGACGAAATGGGCTTAAAAGCCAAAACAAAAAAATGGGATGAAAAAACGCAAAAACATTTCGAAAAAGAATTGTCAAAAATGCGTCGTATGAATCCTCAGTCTCCTGATTTTGGAATTCAAAGAAATTATCTAGAGTTGTTTTTAGAATTGCCTTGGGGCGAATACTCTAAAGATAAATTCGACCTGAAATTTGCACAGAAAGTTTTAGATAAAGATCACTTTGGATTAGAAGAAGTGAAAAAAAGAATGATTGAACATTTGGCAGTTTTAAAATTGCGAAATGATATGAAATCTCCGATTATTTGTTTAACAGGGCCTCCTGGAGTTGGTAAAACTTCTATCGGACGTTCAGTAGCTGAAGCTTTAGGACGTGAATATGTTCGTATTTCATTGGGTGGATTACGCGATGAAGCAGAAATTCGCGGACATAGAAAAACCTACATTGGAGCAATGCCAGGAAGAATTATCCAGAGTTTGAAAAAAGCTGGAACTTCAAATCCGGTATTTATTTTAGACGAAATTGATAAATTATCAAGCGGAAATAGTGGTGATCCATCTTCAGCTTTATTAGAGGTTTTAGATCCGGAACAAAACAGTGCTTTTTATGATAATTTCCTTGAAATGGGATACGATTTATCAAAAGTAATGTTTATTGCGACTTCCAATAATATGGCAGCTATTCAGCCTGCTTTACGTGACAGAATGGAAGTGATCAAGATGTCAGGTTATACTATTGAAGAAAAAGTGGAGATTGCAAAAAGACATCTTTTTCCAAAACAATTAGAAGCCCACGGATTAACAGCAAAAGATTTGACAATTGGTAAAAAACAATTAGAAAAAATCGTTGAAGGTTATACAAGAGAATCCGGTGTTCGTAATCTGGAAACTAAAATTGCACAGGTAATCAGAAATGCTGCAAAATCTGTTGCTATGGAAGAAGAATACAATAAAAAAGTTACAGATGAAGATATTGTAGCTATTTTGGGTGTTCCAAGATTAGAGCGTGATAAATATGAAAATAATGATGTAGCAGGTGTGGTGACAGGTTTAGCCTGGACCAGTGTTGGTGGTGATATTTTGTTTATCGAATCCCTGATTTCAGAAGGAAAAGGAGCTTTGACCATTACAGGAAACCTTGGAACTGTAATGAAAGAATCCGCAACTATTGCTTTAGAATATATTAAAGCTAACGCTAAGAAATTAGGTTTAAGTACTGAGATTTTTCAAAAATATAATATCCATCTGCATGTTCCTGAAGGAGCTACTCCAAAAGACGGACCAAGTGCCGGTATTGCAATGCTGACCTCTTTAGTTTCTCTTTTGACTCAGAAAAAGGTGAAGAAAAGCCTTGCTATGACAGGGGAAATCACTTTACGTGGAAAAGTTTTGCCTGTTGGCGGAATCAAAGAAAAAATCTTAGCTGCTAAAAGAGCAGGAATCAAAGAAATTATCCTTTGTCACGAAAACAAAAGCGATATCGATGAAATTAAAGCGGAGTATTTAGAAGGACTTTCTTTTCATTATGTAAAGGAAATGAGTGAGGTTTTAGCAATAGCTTTGACAGATCAAAGTGTTAAAAACGCAAAAACACTGAAATAA
- a CDS encoding RNA polymerase sigma factor produces the protein MSQNNQNIEELIALCKNNNQKAQFEIYNRYCKAMYNVAYRIVKDEHFAQDVMQEGFLKAFTKINDYKQEVAFGAWLKKIIINYSIDFYKKNNSFQVEDISKQLYKIEENDGIVSDNIDLNNLKVKQVLDTILQLKDSYRMVLTLLYIEGYDQEEICEILSISYANCRTTLSRAKDSLRKRLEEI, from the coding sequence TTGAGTCAAAACAACCAAAATATCGAAGAATTAATTGCGCTTTGCAAAAACAACAATCAAAAAGCGCAGTTTGAAATTTACAATCGCTATTGCAAGGCGATGTATAACGTTGCTTATCGTATTGTAAAAGATGAACATTTTGCACAAGACGTCATGCAGGAAGGATTCTTAAAGGCTTTTACAAAAATCAATGACTATAAACAAGAAGTGGCTTTTGGAGCGTGGTTAAAAAAAATAATCATCAATTATAGTATCGATTTTTACAAGAAAAACAATTCTTTTCAAGTTGAAGACATAAGTAAACAACTTTACAAAATCGAAGAAAATGATGGAATTGTTTCTGACAATATCGACTTAAACAATCTGAAAGTAAAACAGGTTCTGGATACTATACTGCAATTAAAAGACAGTTACAGAATGGTTTTGACACTGCTTTACATTGAAGGTTATGATCAGGAAGAAATCTGCGAAATTTTAAGTATTTCTTATGCCAATTGCAGGACAACTCTGAGCAGAGCAAAAGATAGTTTAAGAAAAAGATTGGAAGAAATATAA
- a CDS encoding anti-sigma factor, translated as MKNEKDNLDKLFSKFENQWDIQELNPDHQMDFLQKLNQRGKTPKKKYWFATAIAASIVLMISVSLFYKNEKPKEFKFASKETKRTDSIFNILIDNELVKLKEKSSPENEQIINDALNQMKTFDADYQKIINELQKNGENKQIIYAMISNLQTRISFLQTVLQRIEDNEKLKNTSNEKTL; from the coding sequence ATGAAAAATGAAAAAGACAATTTAGACAAATTATTCAGCAAATTCGAAAATCAATGGGATATTCAGGAGTTAAATCCGGATCATCAAATGGATTTTCTTCAAAAATTAAATCAAAGGGGAAAAACTCCTAAGAAAAAGTATTGGTTTGCAACAGCAATTGCTGCTTCCATTGTCTTAATGATTAGTGTATCACTTTTTTACAAAAACGAAAAGCCAAAAGAATTCAAATTTGCTTCAAAAGAAACTAAACGTACTGATTCTATTTTCAATATCCTGATTGACAATGAACTGGTTAAATTAAAAGAAAAAAGTTCTCCGGAAAACGAACAGATTATTAATGATGCGTTAAATCAAATGAAAACCTTTGACGCAGATTATCAAAAAATCATTAACGAACTACAGAAAAATGGTGAAAACAAGCAGATTATTTATGCTATGATCAGCAATCTGCAAACTAGGATTTCTTTTTTACAAACGGTTCTGCAAAGAATTGAAGACAACGAAAAATTAAAAAACACATCAAATGAGAAAACATTATAA
- a CDS encoding DUF4097 family beta strand repeat-containing protein → MRKHYNLLILFLLIPFLGFSNDDTFVTKQKNIKKTYIVNSNAGIDIDNKYGNISVSTWDEDKIDLDITIKVNGPNENWVNERLNSIDVDITALKSLVSAVTNLGSSTLKSKGSNNSFEINYVIKIPKNGSAKLFNKYGNISTLNLEGNSNISCKYGKVTLGKLNGSGNQIEIAYCQNSSIDYIKAGNINARYSGLKINNSGNLNLNASYTDVNLGDGDNIKYDCNYGTFKFQKINSLNGSGNYLTIFIDEISSNFTMDTNYSKISIGTLNEKAGNVSINSGYTDISLGYAANYAFDFDISARYSNIKHDNTLEISTSETKSNSKRIAGFYRKKGQNKININSNYGNISLVKK, encoded by the coding sequence ATGAGAAAACATTATAACTTACTAATTTTATTCCTTTTAATTCCTTTTCTGGGATTTTCAAATGATGATACTTTTGTTACCAAACAAAAAAACATCAAAAAAACATATATCGTAAACTCAAACGCAGGAATTGACATTGATAACAAATATGGAAATATTTCTGTATCTACGTGGGATGAAGATAAAATTGATTTAGATATTACGATTAAAGTTAACGGTCCAAATGAAAACTGGGTTAACGAACGTTTAAATAGTATTGACGTAGATATTACAGCTCTTAAAAGCCTGGTTTCGGCAGTAACTAATCTTGGTAGTTCTACTTTAAAAAGCAAAGGAAGTAATAACAGCTTTGAAATCAATTATGTTATTAAAATTCCTAAAAACGGCTCTGCAAAACTATTCAATAAATATGGTAATATCTCTACTTTAAACTTAGAAGGAAATTCTAATATAAGTTGTAAATACGGAAAAGTAACGTTAGGCAAACTAAACGGATCCGGTAATCAGATAGAAATTGCTTATTGTCAAAACTCAAGTATTGATTACATCAAAGCAGGAAACATTAATGCGCGATATTCTGGCCTAAAAATTAACAATTCCGGAAATCTAAATTTAAATGCAAGCTACACAGATGTAAATCTTGGAGATGGAGATAATATCAAATATGATTGTAATTACGGAACTTTTAAATTCCAAAAAATAAATTCCTTAAATGGTTCCGGAAACTACTTAACAATTTTTATTGATGAAATTTCGAGCAACTTCACCATGGATACTAATTACAGTAAAATTAGCATTGGAACTCTGAATGAGAAAGCAGGAAATGTAAGTATAAATTCAGGATATACAGATATTTCACTTGGTTACGCTGCTAATTATGCTTTTGATTTTGATATTTCAGCAAGATATTCAAACATTAAGCATGATAATACCTTAGAGATTTCTACTTCTGAAACCAAGAGCAATAGTAAAAGAATTGCTGGTTTTTACAGAAAAAAAGGGCAAAATAAAATTAATATCAATTCAAACTATGGAAACATTTCTTTAGTAAAAAAATAA
- a CDS encoding head GIN domain-containing protein: MKKSILLVAVASLFVSTIVNAQWSTDKKTVKGNGKVTTETRTTTDYDGIKIAGFFDVDLIAGKEGKITVKGEENLLAAVKIEVEGSDLKIYVEKGTQIRPSSGQKIQITVPFEKISELSLAGSGNIKSKDVIKSENFAIKLAGSGNFTLPVDANNLDLSVSGSGNINLKGTADKFTTKLSGSGDIDASDLKSKVVDANVSGSGNSKVTCNESITARVAGSGNIKYIGNPEKKDVKVSGSGTITKG, from the coding sequence ATGAAAAAATCAATTTTACTTGTGGCTGTAGCTTCACTTTTTGTAAGCACAATAGTTAACGCACAATGGTCTACTGACAAAAAAACAGTAAAAGGAAATGGTAAAGTGACTACCGAAACGAGAACAACAACTGATTATGATGGCATTAAAATAGCAGGCTTCTTCGATGTAGATTTAATTGCAGGAAAAGAGGGAAAAATTACTGTTAAGGGCGAAGAAAATCTATTGGCTGCAGTAAAAATTGAAGTTGAGGGAAGTGACCTAAAAATTTATGTCGAAAAAGGAACGCAAATTCGTCCAAGTTCAGGTCAGAAAATTCAAATCACGGTTCCGTTTGAGAAAATTTCTGAATTAAGTTTAGCGGGCTCTGGAAATATAAAATCAAAAGATGTTATTAAGAGTGAAAACTTTGCAATTAAATTAGCAGGCTCAGGCAATTTTACTCTACCTGTTGATGCAAATAACTTAGACTTAAGTGTGAGCGGATCAGGAAACATCAATTTAAAAGGAACTGCCGATAAATTTACAACTAAACTTTCGGGCTCAGGAGATATTGATGCTTCTGATTTAAAATCTAAAGTTGTAGATGCAAATGTTTCGGGTTCAGGAAACAGTAAAGTAACTTGTAACGAAAGTATAACAGCAAGAGTTGCGGGTTCCGGCAATATTAAATATATAGGAAATCCTGAAAAGAAAGATGTAAAAGTATCAGGATCGGGAACTATTACAAAAGGTTAA
- a CDS encoding MFS transporter has protein sequence MKNLQKGDKKLLNAWAFYDWANSVYTLTIASAVFPIFYEALFSDRDHYIDVFGMHLKNSALISFITAFAFMVVSFISPLLSGIADYVGNKKSFMKFFCYLGALSCMGLYWFDLDNIYVGLLFYFLGLLGYWGSLVFYNSYLPDIAFEEQQDRISAKGYSLGYIGSVLLLGINLWMIMGAENDAARMEAMRYSFVMVGVWWILFSQYTYYYLPKGSSEKNQKLTKDVVFNGFKELKKVWGLLNDNVPLRRYLGGFFVSSMAVQTVMLVATYFGAQEIQWSSKEESTIGLIFCILLIQIVAVFGALLTSRASAKWGNVPTLIFINGIWAVFCAMAYFMTLPLHFYIMATIVGFVMGGIQALSRSTYSKLLPETEDTASFFSFYDVAEKIGIVIGMCVYGIIDQITGSPRAAIVILAIFFITSIFLLRRVHKKDVSN, from the coding sequence ATGAAAAACCTACAAAAGGGAGATAAGAAACTTTTAAATGCCTGGGCATTTTATGATTGGGCCAATTCAGTTTATACTTTAACAATTGCTTCAGCAGTATTTCCAATTTTTTACGAAGCCTTATTTAGTGATCGCGATCATTATATTGATGTTTTTGGAATGCATCTTAAAAATTCAGCGTTAATCAGTTTTATTACAGCTTTTGCTTTTATGGTAGTATCATTTATTTCGCCTTTACTATCAGGAATTGCAGATTACGTTGGAAATAAAAAATCTTTCATGAAATTTTTCTGTTATTTAGGAGCTTTATCCTGTATGGGATTATATTGGTTTGACCTGGATAATATTTATGTTGGATTATTATTCTATTTTCTCGGATTATTAGGTTATTGGGGAAGTTTGGTTTTTTATAATTCATATCTTCCGGATATTGCTTTTGAAGAACAACAAGACAGAATTAGTGCTAAAGGATATTCTTTGGGATACATAGGAAGCGTTCTTTTACTGGGAATCAATTTATGGATGATAATGGGAGCTGAAAATGATGCTGCAAGAATGGAAGCTATGCGTTATTCTTTTGTGATGGTAGGCGTATGGTGGATTTTATTTAGTCAGTATACTTATTATTATTTGCCAAAAGGAAGTTCAGAAAAGAATCAGAAATTAACAAAAGATGTTGTATTTAATGGTTTTAAAGAGTTAAAAAAGGTTTGGGGTTTATTGAATGATAATGTGCCATTAAGAAGATATTTAGGAGGTTTTTTTGTTTCAAGTATGGCAGTACAAACTGTAATGTTGGTTGCTACTTATTTTGGAGCACAGGAAATTCAATGGTCCTCAAAAGAGGAAAGTACAATTGGTTTAATTTTTTGTATTTTATTAATTCAAATAGTAGCTGTTTTTGGCGCTCTTCTTACTTCAAGAGCTTCGGCTAAATGGGGAAATGTTCCTACTTTAATTTTTATTAACGGTATTTGGGCTGTATTTTGTGCTATGGCTTATTTTATGACATTGCCACTTCATTTTTATATCATGGCGACTATTGTCGGATTTGTAATGGGAGGAATTCAGGCATTGTCACGTTCCACATATTCAAAGTTATTGCCTGAAACAGAAGATACTGCTTCGTTTTTCAGTTTTTATGATGTGGCAGAAAAAATCGGAATCGTGATCGGAATGTGTGTTTACGGCATTATTGACCAGATTACAGGTAGTCCGAGAGCGGCAATTGTAATTTTAGCAATTTTCTTTATAACGTCAATTTTCCTTTTAAGAAGAGTTCATAAAAAAGACGTTTCAAATTAA
- a CDS encoding M48 family metallopeptidase — protein sequence MKKYLFLGVFSSLVLSCATNPITGKQNLNFVSNSELFPTSFQQYSTFLSENKVITGTADAKLVENVGYKIKAAAEKYLAYLGQSQYLKDYRWEYKLVDNKEVNAWCLPGGKIVVYSGILPITQNESGLATVMGHEVSHALANHGAQRMSAAQLQQIGGAVLDAATTNKSAQTREIFSQAYGMGTEVGVMLPFSRSNESEADKIGLTLMAIAGYNPEDAVSFWGRMAAKSGASGTPEFMSTHPSDATRIANIKALIPEAKAIALKVGTIK from the coding sequence ATGAAAAAATATTTGTTTTTAGGGGTTTTCAGCAGTCTTGTTTTATCTTGTGCAACAAATCCGATAACAGGAAAACAAAACCTTAATTTTGTTTCAAATAGCGAATTGTTTCCAACTTCATTTCAACAGTACAGTACTTTTTTGTCTGAAAACAAAGTGATTACCGGAACAGCAGATGCAAAACTTGTCGAAAATGTTGGCTATAAAATAAAAGCGGCTGCCGAAAAATATTTAGCATATTTAGGACAATCACAATATTTAAAAGATTATCGTTGGGAATACAAATTAGTAGATAATAAAGAAGTTAATGCCTGGTGTTTACCAGGAGGGAAAATTGTGGTTTATTCCGGAATTCTGCCTATAACTCAAAATGAATCGGGTTTGGCAACTGTAATGGGGCACGAAGTTTCACACGCTTTAGCTAATCACGGTGCTCAGAGAATGAGTGCTGCTCAATTGCAACAAATAGGTGGAGCAGTATTAGATGCTGCAACGACCAATAAGTCTGCTCAGACAAGAGAAATTTTTTCACAGGCTTATGGTATGGGAACAGAAGTAGGAGTGATGCTTCCCTTTAGCAGAAGTAATGAAAGTGAGGCTGATAAAATTGGTTTGACTTTAATGGCAATTGCGGGATACAATCCGGAAGACGCTGTTTCTTTTTGGGGTAGAATGGCTGCAAAATCAGGTGCATCCGGTACACCTGAATTCATGAGTACTCACCCTTCTGACGCTACCAGAATTGCGAATATAAAAGCCTTAATTCCGGAGGCAAAAGCTATTGCGCTTAAAGTTGGTACGATTAAATAA
- a CDS encoding glycoside hydrolase family 31 protein → MITNTSLEYKGDLYPSKIVSYEHEGDSVSFHTDNKVILKVTILRDSLIRFRFTTKGYFSNDFSYAIDKTQLHGYNFLEVTEEETYFQIRTSKVKCKIQKADLRLAVYDLNDFLILEDELGFHWEESYEYGGNIVKMSKFSKDGECYYGLGDKATQMNLKGKRVENFATDQYAYQKDQEPLYKVVPFYIGLHNKQSYGIFFDNTFRTFFDFCQERRNITSFWAEGGEMNYYFIYGPQMQDVVTTYTDLTGKPELPPLWVLGYHQCKWSYYPESKVKEITSKFRELQIPCDAIYLDIDYMDGFRCFTWNKNYFPDPKKMVTELAEDGFKTVVIIDPGIKIDKDYWVYKEALEKDYFCKRADGPYMKGKVWPGECNFPDYTNPAVREWWAGLFKELIADIGVKGVWNDMNEPAVMEVPNKTFPMDVRHLYDGNPCSHRKAHNIYGTQMARATYHGVKRFAYPKRPFVITRSAYSGAQRYTSSWTGDNVATWEHLWIANIQVQRMSISGMGFTGSDIGGFAEQPTGELYARWIQLGVFHPFCRTHSSGDHGNQEPWSFDQEVINITRKFVSLRYQLLPYLYTMFWQYIEEGIPMLKPLVYYDQDDTQTHYRNDEFIFGNQILVCPILEPNAVGRRMYIPRGEWYNYWTNEFFVGGREIWIDTKFDEIPVFIKAGAIIPKYPVQQYVGELEFDELTLDVYYKHGKEKSQVYEDAQDGYDYKKGRYSFLSLRTIGKEKELIIQLHKEGKYDTPYSKYKINLIGLPFKVSEIEIDNEKIEFDKISFESNKFLIVDKEFNELHIIGE, encoded by the coding sequence ATGATTACAAACACATCATTAGAATACAAAGGAGATTTATATCCATCAAAAATTGTCTCTTACGAACACGAAGGAGATTCTGTTTCCTTTCATACAGACAATAAAGTAATTTTGAAAGTTACCATTCTTAGAGACAGTTTAATTCGATTTCGCTTTACTACAAAAGGTTATTTTAGCAATGACTTTTCATACGCAATTGATAAAACGCAGCTTCATGGCTACAATTTTCTCGAAGTTACCGAAGAGGAAACTTATTTCCAGATCAGAACCAGTAAAGTAAAATGCAAAATACAGAAAGCAGACCTTCGTCTGGCTGTTTATGATCTAAACGATTTTTTAATTCTTGAAGACGAACTTGGTTTTCATTGGGAAGAAAGCTACGAATACGGTGGAAACATCGTAAAAATGAGTAAATTCTCTAAAGACGGTGAATGTTACTATGGACTAGGAGACAAAGCAACTCAAATGAATCTAAAAGGTAAAAGAGTTGAAAATTTCGCGACAGACCAATATGCTTATCAAAAAGATCAGGAGCCTTTATATAAGGTAGTTCCGTTTTATATTGGCTTGCACAACAAACAATCCTATGGGATATTCTTCGACAATACTTTTAGAACTTTCTTTGACTTCTGTCAGGAAAGAAGAAATATTACTAGTTTCTGGGCAGAGGGTGGCGAAATGAATTATTATTTCATTTATGGCCCTCAAATGCAGGATGTGGTAACAACTTATACGGATTTAACAGGGAAACCTGAATTACCTCCTCTTTGGGTTTTAGGATATCATCAGTGTAAATGGAGTTATTATCCGGAAAGTAAAGTAAAAGAGATTACTTCGAAATTTAGGGAACTTCAAATTCCATGTGATGCCATTTATCTGGATATTGATTACATGGATGGTTTTAGATGTTTTACATGGAATAAAAATTATTTCCCAGATCCTAAAAAAATGGTGACTGAATTAGCCGAAGACGGATTTAAAACAGTTGTAATCATTGATCCGGGAATCAAAATCGACAAAGATTATTGGGTTTACAAAGAAGCTTTAGAAAAAGACTATTTCTGTAAAAGAGCAGACGGCCCTTATATGAAAGGTAAAGTTTGGCCAGGTGAATGTAATTTTCCGGATTATACAAATCCTGCAGTAAGAGAATGGTGGGCAGGTTTATTTAAAGAATTAATTGCAGATATTGGTGTAAAAGGAGTTTGGAATGATATGAATGAACCTGCTGTTATGGAGGTTCCAAATAAAACTTTTCCAATGGACGTTCGTCACCTGTATGACGGAAATCCTTGTAGTCATAGAAAAGCTCATAACATTTATGGAACACAAATGGCAAGGGCAACTTATCATGGCGTAAAACGATTTGCTTATCCAAAACGTCCTTTTGTAATTACCAGATCTGCTTATTCTGGAGCTCAACGTTATACATCATCCTGGACAGGTGACAACGTGGCTACATGGGAGCATTTATGGATTGCTAATATTCAGGTACAGAGAATGTCAATCTCAGGAATGGGATTCACAGGTTCAGATATTGGAGGTTTTGCAGAACAACCAACAGGCGAATTATATGCGCGTTGGATTCAGTTAGGTGTTTTTCATCCATTTTGCAGAACACACTCATCCGGAGATCATGGAAATCAGGAGCCTTGGTCATTTGATCAGGAAGTAATTAATATTACAAGAAAATTTGTTAGTCTTCGTTATCAGTTGTTACCTTATTTGTATACCATGTTCTGGCAGTATATTGAGGAAGGTATTCCAATGTTAAAACCTTTGGTTTATTACGATCAGGATGATACACAAACACATTACCGCAATGATGAATTTATCTTTGGAAACCAGATTTTGGTTTGTCCAATTCTTGAACCTAATGCTGTAGGTAGACGTATGTATATTCCCAGAGGTGAATGGTATAACTACTGGACAAATGAATTTTTTGTTGGTGGAAGAGAAATCTGGATCGACACTAAATTTGATGAAATTCCAGTTTTTATAAAAGCAGGCGCTATTATTCCAAAATATCCGGTTCAACAATATGTTGGCGAATTAGAGTTTGATGAATTAACGCTGGACGTATATTATAAACATGGTAAAGAAAAATCACAAGTTTATGAAGATGCGCAAGATGGTTATGATTATAAAAAAGGTCGTTACAGCTTTTTATCATTAAGAACTATTGGAAAAGAAAAAGAATTAATTATACAATTGCACAAAGAAGGTAAATATGATACGCCATATAGCAAGTATAAAATTAACTTAATCGGTTTGCCATTTAAGGTAAGTGAAATCGAAATCGACAATGAAAAGATCGAATTCGATAAAATAAGTTTTGAATCAAATAAATTCTTAATTGTTGATAAAGAGTTTAATGAGCTTCATATTATTGGTGAGTAG